A single window of Luteipulveratus halotolerans DNA harbors:
- a CDS encoding roadblock/LC7 domain-containing protein — translation MTNYTGATDQRNLDWLVTKFVDDVPGAAHAVLVSADGLLMAGSARLPADRAEQMAAVSSGLASLATGAARLFEGGTVLQSIVEMQRGYLLLMSVGDGSHLAVLTVESADIGQVGYEMAVLVERVGRMVQAEARGPQAL, via the coding sequence ATGACCAACTACACCGGTGCCACCGACCAGCGCAATCTCGACTGGTTGGTGACCAAGTTCGTCGATGACGTCCCGGGGGCCGCCCACGCGGTGCTCGTGTCGGCCGACGGCCTCCTCATGGCCGGGAGCGCTCGGCTGCCCGCCGACCGTGCCGAGCAGATGGCCGCGGTGTCGTCCGGGCTCGCGAGCCTGGCCACCGGCGCGGCGCGCCTGTTCGAGGGCGGCACGGTCTTGCAGTCGATCGTCGAGATGCAGCGCGGTTACCTGCTGCTGATGAGCGTCGGCGACGGCTCCCACCTCGCGGTCCTCACCGTCGAGTCCGCTGACATCGGTCAGGTCGGCTACGAGATGGCCGTGCTCGTCGAGCGCGTCGGCCGCATGGTCCAGGCTGAGGCCCGAGGGCCTCAGGCACTGTGA
- a CDS encoding DUF742 domain-containing protein, producing MATRDDGPGRAGRDEEAPRAGIVRPYALTSGRTRAKVDLPVEATLQLDPSVWDQTWSEDDLTARIVAVCEATPSVAEVSAKVGAPLGVVRVLIGDLIESGYLKVQATLTDHSSTGERHDLIERTLRGLRAI from the coding sequence ATGGCGACCCGTGATGACGGCCCAGGCAGGGCAGGACGCGACGAGGAGGCCCCGCGCGCGGGCATCGTCCGTCCCTATGCGCTGACCTCGGGGCGCACGCGCGCCAAGGTCGACCTCCCCGTCGAGGCGACCCTTCAGCTCGACCCCTCGGTCTGGGACCAGACCTGGTCCGAGGACGACCTCACCGCACGCATCGTGGCGGTCTGTGAGGCCACCCCGTCGGTGGCGGAGGTCTCGGCCAAGGTCGGCGCACCCCTGGGTGTGGTCCGCGTCCTGATCGGCGACCTCATCGAGTCCGGCTACCTCAAGGTCCAAGCCACCCTCACCGACCACTCCTCCACCGGGGAGCGACACGACCTCATCGAAAGGACCCTCCGTGGACTACGGGCGATCTAG
- a CDS encoding GTP-binding protein: MDYGRSSQTPASASTKIVVAGGFGVGKTTLVGSVSEIVPLRTEALVTDASEGVDNLASTPMKSTTTVAMDFGRITLADDLVLYLFGTPGQRRFWFMWDDLVRGAIGAIIIVDTARLDEAFSAIDYFEAKGLPFIVAVNEFDNTARYPMDQIAEALSLPAYVPIMPIDARERESAKQALIRVTEFALQQLSGSPAGA, encoded by the coding sequence GTGGACTACGGGCGATCTAGCCAGACCCCCGCCTCCGCCTCGACCAAGATCGTCGTGGCAGGCGGCTTCGGCGTCGGCAAGACCACACTGGTCGGCTCGGTCTCCGAGATCGTCCCGCTGCGCACCGAGGCCCTGGTCACCGACGCCTCCGAGGGCGTCGACAACCTGGCCTCCACGCCGATGAAGTCCACCACCACCGTCGCCATGGACTTCGGCCGCATCACGCTGGCCGACGACCTGGTCCTCTACCTGTTCGGCACGCCCGGCCAGCGGCGCTTCTGGTTCATGTGGGACGACCTCGTGCGCGGTGCGATCGGCGCGATCATCATCGTCGACACCGCTCGTCTCGATGAGGCGTTCTCGGCCATCGACTACTTCGAGGCCAAGGGGCTGCCGTTCATCGTCGCGGTCAACGAGTTCGACAACACCGCGCGCTACCCGATGGACCAGATCGCCGAGGCGCTGTCGCTGCCGGCGTACGTCCCGATCATGCCCATCGACGCCCGCGAACGAGAGTCCGCCAAGCAGGCCCTCATCCGCGTCACCGAGTTCGCACTGCAGCAGCTGTCGGGCTCGCCCGCCGGCGCCTGA